From a region of the Tursiops truncatus isolate mTurTru1 chromosome 2, mTurTru1.mat.Y, whole genome shotgun sequence genome:
- the CIAO2A gene encoding cytosolic iron-sulfur assembly component 2A isoform X2, translating to MERVSGLLSWTLSRVLWLSGLFERGAARQPRIMEEKALEVYDLIRTIRDPEKPNTLEELEVVTESCVEVQEINEEDYLVIIRFTPTVPHCSLATLIVGNLHF from the exons ATGGAGCGAGTGTCCGGACTGCTCTCCTGGACGCTGAGCAGAGTCCTGTGGCTGTCGGGCCTCTTTGAGCGGGGAGCTGCCCGGCAGCCCCGGATCATGGAAGAGAAAGCGCTAGAAGTTTATG ATTTGATTCGAACTATCCGGGACCCAGAGAAGCCCAATACTTTAGAAGAACTGGAAGTGGTAACGGAAAGTTGTGTGGAGGTTCAGGAGATAAATGAAGAAGACTATTTGGTTATTATCAGGTTCACGCCAACAGTACCTCATTGCTCTTTGGCGACTCTTATTG ttGGAAATCTACATTTCTGA
- the CIAO2A gene encoding cytosolic iron-sulfur assembly component 2A isoform X1 — protein sequence MERVSGLLSWTLSRVLWLSGLFERGAARQPRIMEEKALEVYDLIRTIRDPEKPNTLEELEVVTESCVEVQEINEEDYLVIIRFTPTVPHCSLATLIGLCLRVKLQRCLPFKHKLEIYISEGTHSTEEDINKQINDKERVAAAMENPNLRDIVEQCVLEPD from the exons ATGGAGCGAGTGTCCGGACTGCTCTCCTGGACGCTGAGCAGAGTCCTGTGGCTGTCGGGCCTCTTTGAGCGGGGAGCTGCCCGGCAGCCCCGGATCATGGAAGAGAAAGCGCTAGAAGTTTATG ATTTGATTCGAACTATCCGGGACCCAGAGAAGCCCAATACTTTAGAAGAACTGGAAGTGGTAACGGAAAGTTGTGTGGAGGTTCAGGAGATAAATGAAGAAGACTATTTGGTTATTATCAGGTTCACGCCAACAGTACCTCATTGCTCTTTGGCGACTCTTATTG gGCTGTGCTTAAGAGTTAAACTTCAGCGGTGTTTACCGTTTAAACATAAG ttGGAAATCTACATTTCTGAAGGAACCCACTCAACGGAGGAAGATA TCAACAAGCAGATAAATGACAAAGAACGAGTGGCAGCTGCGATGGAGAATCCCAACTTACGGGACATCGTGGAACAGTGTGTCCTTGAACCTGACTAA